Genomic DNA from Marnyiella aurantia:
AATGAATTCATTGATCTGCACTGTTTTGGTTTCCGGACTCAGCGATGAGCCTGTAAATGTATAACAGGACTGCAGCATGGCCGTGCAAAGCAACACTAATCCCAAGAAAGGGTTTAAAAGTCGGTTCATTTTCATATTAATCCTCCAGGTTGTACTGTTTAATTTTTCGGTAAAGTGTACGCTGGGAAATCCCCAGTTCGTCCGCCGCTTTGTTCCTGCGCCCTTTATGTTTTTCCAAAGCCTTTACTATAAGCTCCCGTTCATTATTCTGAAGAGAAAGTGAGTGACTTTCTTCAATCTCTATATCTTCCACATCATCATATTCTTCATTAGGCTCAGTGTAAATGGGTGCACGGCCGGGCGGGTTCTGATTTCCATTTTCAAAATAGAGCAGTGAATTCTGATTCTGCGTATTGCTGTCAGATGTAAACACCCTGTTAATCAAATTTTTCTCCTGATTACTAAGATCCTCACTGCCACGGTTCTTGATCAGTTCTGATGTCAGTGACTTCAAATCGTTCAGGTCATTACGCATATCGAATAGAATCTTATACATAATTTCCCTTTCAGAATGAAACTCTGAACTGGACACATGACCTGGGCCCATCTTTTGAACTACAGCCGGCAGGTTTGCATTCATCGGGATATACTCGGCCAGTTTTGTGGAGTTAACGGTTCTGTTATGTTCCACCACAGTCATTTGTTCTACCAGATTACGGAGCTGACGTACATTTCCGGGAAAAGCATAGTTTTCCAGGTAGTTCACCGCATCGTCGGTCAGTACGAGTTCCGGCATTCTGTATTTTTCGGCAAAATCAATAGCAAATTTTCTGAAAAGCAAATGTACATCACCTTTTCTTTCGCGCAGAGGCGGCATATCTATCTGAACGGTATTGAGACGGTAATAGAGATCCTCGCGGAAACGGCCGTCTTCAATAGCCTTCAGCATATTCACATTGGTAGCTGCTACAATTCTGACATTGGTTTTCTGAATTTGGGATGAACCCACTTTCATAAATTCACCGCTCTCAAGTACACGAAGCAGGCGTACCTGGGTTTGCAGCGGCAGTTCGCCTACCTCATCAAGGAAAATGGTTCCGCCGTCAGCGACCTCAAAATAGCCTTTCCGTGTGGCTGTTGCCCCCGTAAAGGCACCTTTTTCGTGCCCGAAAAGCTCAGAATCAATTGTACCTTCAGGTATGGCGCCACAGTTTACAACGATATAGGGCTGATGCTTACGCCTCGACTCTCCGTGGATAATCTTTGGTATAAACTCCTTGCCCACACCGGATTCGCCCATTACCAGAACGGAAATATCGGTGGGTGCTACCTGTATTGCCTTTTCCAGTGCACGGTGCAGTGCAGGAAAACTGCCAATGATCCCAAAACGGGTTTTTATGGATTGTAGGTCTGTCATTTTAAAATCAAATTATGATTATAGAGCTCCCGGCGGGAATAAATATTATTCCGACGCCGCTAAAAGCGTACCCTGAGTATTTCCGTAAACCAATACGGTCACAATGTCTCCAAGCTTCTGTCCCGGTTTCTTGTCAAACACACAAACGGCATTCTGAGAGTTTCGCCCTTTCCACTGATTCTCATTCTTTCTGGAAGTTCCTTCAATAAGGACTTCATGCTCACGGCCAACGTATGATTCCATCCGTTTCCGCGAAAGAGCTCCCTGCAGTGCGATGACTTCTGAAAGTCTCCGCTGTTTCACTTCAGCAGGAACATCATCCTCCATCTTTTTATGTGCCGGAGTTCCCGGCCTTTCCGAATAGGCAAACATATATCCGTAATCATACTCCACTTCCTTCATCAGGGAGAGTGTCTTCTCATGATCGGCTTCCGTTTCGCCGCAGAATCCGATGATCATATCCTGTGAGAAAGAAATTTCCGGAACAATCTCTCTGGCCTTTCTTATCAAATCAAGATATTCCTCGCGGGTATGCTGGCGGTTCATGCGCTCCAGAATTCTGTTGCTGCCACTCTGCACCGGTAAGTGCACATATTTACAGATATTTTTATGCTTCGCCATAACCGTGAAAACATCCATTGTCATGTCATGCGGATTGGAAGTAGAAAAACGTATACGCATTTCCGGCACCGCGACAGCCACCATATCCAGCAACTGTGCAAAGTTAACTGCTGTAAGCTTCTGCATCTCTGTCGCGTTCTTGAAATCCTTCTTAGGTCCGCCACCATACCACAGGTACGAATCTACATTCTGACCCAGAAGTGTAATTTCCTTGTAGCCGCTGTTCCACAGATCCTGACATTCCGAAATAATGGAATGCGGGTCCCGGCTGCGCTCGCGGCCACGGGTAAAAGGAACAACGCAGAAAGTACACATATTGTCGCAGCCACGCGTAATGGTTACAAATGCTGTGACACCGTTTCCACCTAAACGGACGGGGTTTATATCTGCATAGGTTTCCTCTTTGGAAAGAATTACGTTGATGGCATCGCGGCCGCCGTCGGTTTCCTTCAGTAAATTAGGAAGATCACGGTAAGCATCCGGACCCACCACAAGATCTACAAGCTGTTCCTCTTCCAGAAATTTGGTCTTCAGACGTTCTGCCATGCAGCCCAAAACACCAACAGTTAGATTAGGTTTGGCTTTTTTAAGGTTTTTGAACTGCGAGAGGCGCATCCGTACGGTTTGCTCTGCTTTCTCGCGTATGGAACAGGTATTCAGCAGAATAAGATCTGCCTCATCCTGATTGAGGGTTGTATTATATCCCTGCTCATTGAGTATGGAAGCCACAATTTCTGAATCTGAGAAATTCATCTGGCAACCATAACTTTCCAAAAAAAGTTTCTTGGAATTGGTAGGTTTTTCGGCTATAGCAAAGGCTTCGCCCTGCTTTGTTTCGTCTATATATTTATCCTGCACGGTACTCGTTATTATGGGAGAATCCAGAAAAACACACTGAATTCAACTTAAATTAAAGTGCAAAGATAAGAATTATTGTGACAGAATGGCAGGTAACACTTCGCTTTGTTGGTGGATTAAATCAGCACGTTACGAACCAAAAGCCAACGGTAGTTTATACCGTGCCCTTACCTGCACGCCATATTTCGTAGCGGGCTTCCATAGGGTTTTAATTCGGTATACGGTGCGTAATGCTTCTGCGTTAACATGTGGACTATCTCCTTCGGCCGTAACATCTTCAATCCTTCCGTCTCTACCAACAACAAAATGTACAACAACTCTCTTAATCATTCCCGTCGGAACCACATCAGCACGGAAATTTTTAAGAATTTCCTGTCGAAAGGCAGTTAGCCCGCCCGGAAACTCTGCATTCTTTACCTCCTCGGTATAAAAATATCCTTCCTGATAATAGTTAAACAGATGATTAGGTACCAAGGTAAACTGAGAAACCGCGTTAACCGTCTTACCATCAATAAAAGCAGGCTTCCACTTTTTAAGGTGGGGCAAAACTTTACGAAATATGTCGTAAGCGCATTTGTTTGCGGTGATGTTGACCGAATCGAAATCTTTTACAAAACTAATTTTGGAGTTTTCCCGTACTAAAACTGAGCCCGTATAGCGTACTTCCTCATTTAAACATGGTTCAATTGCCAACTTCCTTAGTGTATTGTGAATTTCCTTATATAACAGTTTACTTCCACCTTCATAAAAATCCTGTCCGGCAGGATACTGGGGATGGATAAACGGCTGTTCCTGAGCTGCAGCACTATAGAACATAAAAATAATAAAAGAAGGAAAAATTTATTCATAATAGTTCTTGTAAAAACATGGAATAATTCTGATTTACTTGCCAAAGATAAAATTTAAGGTAGAAAACAAAGTATGCCCGCCCGCACGTTTAAATCTGTCACTATAAACTGTAAACCTAAAGATCAAAACTGTCTGTCCTGAAATTAACTTTTTGCCGTATCCTGGAATCAACAGGCACACCGTTGCAGGTAGCCGGAGTCCAGGTTGGATTCATATTTCTCAGGGCCAGTTCCAGATCGCGCAGCAGGAGGTGACCGTTCTGAACTTCAGGCTTCAACTGAAAACGCTGCAGCGAACCATTTTTTCCAATGTAAAGAATTAGCTCAAAGGTGCCGTTTACAGTATAAAGACCTGTATCCAGAAAACCTTTCATCTGCTTGCTGATGTTCTCCTTGAAAGCACCTTCACCACCGGTAAAGCGTGCATAGACCGGCGAACCGCATTTCAGGCGGTAAAACTCCGTAGGATTATTAATATCATACGAAATGGCAACACGTACAAACTCCTCGGAATTTTCCGAGATCTCACTATCCTCAATCAGGGTTTGCGCAGGCACAAGACCAAACGCAAACATTAGAATAAATATCAGTTTTTTCATGATGTTGAATTTTAGTAAAGTTAAGATCTACTCAGGTTATAGAAAATAATAGGATTAGTCATGATCGAAATGATCCGATGTAAAATTAACTTTCAAAAGCCGTTTGGACTTCACAGGTTTCCCGTCATGCATCGCCGGAGTCCATTTTGGCTTAATGCGTTTTACTGCGAAGGTCATATCATCAATAAACATCCCGCTGTTCTTTACTTGAGGGAAAATCTGCACGTTACTAATTTTACCGTTTACATCAATATCAAACATAAAATTGAAGATGCCATTTGCTGCATACTGTTTCATATCAATGTATCCCCTGACCATTTTATGAAATTCTGCAAGAAATGCTTCATCACCTCCCGGAAAATGTGCCGGCTCGGTATAAATAATCTTTTGATGTACCTGTTGCTCTGTACTTTGGCCGGAAGCCCAGCCGAAACAGATGACAAGTAAGAACAGAATCTTTTTCATTACAATATTTCAATTTGGTTCCTTAGCAAATCTTCAAATTCATCGCGCTTTCGGATCAGGTGCGCTTTGCCGTCCAGGAAGAGGACTTCGGCAGGTTTAAGCCGCGAATTAAAGTTTGAACTCATCTCAAAACCGTAAGCTCCGGCATTTCTGAACACAAGCACATCACTCTCCCTCACTTCGTTAAGCTTGCGATCCCAGGCGAAGGTATCCGTTTCACAGATATTGCCGACTACAGTATAAATGCGCTGGGCACCTCGGGGATTTGAAAGGTTTTCAATCAAATGGTAAGAATCGTAAAACATAGGCCTGATAAGATGATTAAAACCTGAATTGATGCCGCAAAATACAGTAGCCGTGGTCTGTTTAATCACATTGGCCTTCACCAGAAAATGTCCGCTGTTACCCACCAGGAATTTCCCGGGTTCAAACCAAAGCTGGAATTTCTTACCCGTCTCTTTCTGATACGCAGAGAGCGCTTTCTCCACCTTTTTCCCTAAAGTCTTCACATCTGTTTCCAGATCACCTTCCTGATAAGGGATTTTGAAACCGCTGCCCATATCCAGATATTTAAGGTCCGGGAAATGCTCTGCAAGTTCAAACATGATTTCCAGTCCCTGCAGGAATACATCCGGGTCCTTGATCTCACTTCCGGTATGCATGTGAAGCCCCTCAACCAAAAGATTCGTGGATTTCATTACCCGCTCAATATGCCTGAGCTGATGGATGGAAATACCAAACTTGGAATCAATATGTCCGGTTGAGATCTTATGGTTTCCGCCTGCGTATATGTGTGGGTTTATCCTTATAAATATGGGATATGAAGATCCATATCTGTTCCCAAACTGCTCCAGGATTGAGATATTATCAATATTGATGTGCACCTTCAGTTCCATCGCATCTTCTATCTCTTTCAGATCTACACAGTTGGGTGTGAAAAGAATCCGGTCATTGGTGAAGCCGGCCCGCAAGCCAAGTCTTACTTCATTTATGGAAACGCAGTCCAAACCCGCCCCCAAACTCTCAATATATTTCAGGATATTGATGTTGGTCAGTGCTTTGGCAGCATAAAAAAACCGGGTGTGGCTGTGAAATGAAGAAGTCAGTTTCTCATATTGCAGTCTGATACTTTCTGCATCATATACATACACCGGTGTTCCGTGTTGGTGTGCAATTTTCAGCAAGTCTTTATTGGTCATTTGTATAAAATCGTAATTATTACTGTTATTTATTATCGTCGGCAACAACAATCATCATACCGCTACCTAGGCATCATTCGGGCAGTGAGTGCACCTCGCAGTCACCTTTCAGCAAAAGCAGCTGCAGGTCATTCTGAAGTTCCGACGTGGGTTTGGGGAGGTCAATTTTTATTCTGGAGACCTTATCCCAGGTCTGAATCTGGGTGTGCAGTTCGTAAAAGCCGTATGAAACCAATTTTCCTTCCTTCAGAATCATAAATGCTTTTTCGCCCCGGGTTCTGCCATCAGAAATCCACATTTCGCTACGGTTTTGAAGAGATAAAATTTTTGTTAGCTCTTCAGCATCCTGAAATTCCTCGCGGGATTTAATAAAACTTGCCGCTTTCAGACCCTGAGTAAAAGATTTAAACCTTAAAATGGGCAGACTTTGTTCCCGCGCAGTAATCTTCTCCACAAAATACTTTCCTTTCCTGAAGAAAAGTCCGAATGGCAAATTTTCTTTTTTATAAAGCCCTTTGGTGCGCATCATAAGTTTCGCCAGCACATCATTGCCTGTAAGTTCATAATGAATTTGCTTAACATCGTCCTGAAGCTGTTTCCACTTTTTCAGTTTGGATGTAAAAACACTTTTAGCAAACTTTCGCAGATCATCAGAAAAATCAGAATAAATAATCTTTCCGTCTTCGTTCTGGAAATAAATAATTCCACTTTCGGCAGGGAGGTCCTGCGTAAGGTCACGGATTTTGTTGAGGTAGGTATCCGCATTAAGCTGGTCATGCTGCTGCTGAATTATTTCGGAATCTTTATCCTTAATAATCAAGAGTTTAAAAAGGTCTAAGGTAGCTCTGGCATCGCCGGCGGCGCGGTGATGATCCACCAACGGAATACCAAGTGATTTCACCAGTTTTCCCAGGGAATAGCTTTCTGCTTCAGGAATTAATTTTTTAGCTAAAGGTATGGTGTCCAAGGTGCTAATACGATACTCATAACCCAGGCGTTTAAACTCCTGTCTCAGCATACGGTAGTCAAAGTCGATATTATGTCCCACAAGCGTTGTACCGTCGGTCATCTCCACCACCCTTTTGGCAATTTCATGAAATCGGGGAGCTGTCCGTACCATTTTCGGTGTAATTCCGGTAAGTTTCTGTACAAAAGGAGTTATGTCGCTGTCGGGATTTACAAGCGACATAAACTGATCCACGATTTCGTGCCCGTCATACTTGTAGACCGCAATCTCTATAATGCTTTCGTTCCGGAATCCGGCGCCGTTACTTTCAATGTCTATTACTGAATACATTTTTAAATTTTCCCTGTTTTTATCGTCTGCGCTTCAGGCCGAACATACCCAGAATGGCCCTGGCGCCTTCGCGCATGAGGGTATTGGTAAAAGTCCGGCCGGCACTGGATTTCAGTACGGTCTCAAACATTCCGGGCTGTTCCTTTACCGGTTTTGCCTTCCGCTCAGCTCCGGCTTCCGCAATAGTCTGCTCCATGCGGTTAGTCAGCATCTCGTATGCCGAATCCTTATTTACAGACTTTTCATATTTTGCCACCAACTTAGAACGTGATGTAAGTTCGGCCACCTCACCATCGGTAAGTACATCCATCCGGCTTTCCGGAGAAATCAGATACGTATGAACCAAAGGAGTAGGTATTCCTTTTTCGTCCAGTGCGGTAACAAAAGCCTCACCAATACCGAGATTCTGGATCAGCTGTCCGGCATCATAAAATTCGGTAATGGGATAGTTTTCCACCGCCCTATTTATTTCCTTTCGGTCCTTGGCCGTGAAACCGCGCAGGGCATGCTGGATTTTAAGACCAAGCTGGCTAAGGACGTTTTCCGGCACATCGCCAGGAATCTGGGTTATAAAGTATATTCCTACTCCTTTTGAACGAATCAGTTTCACCATGGTTTCAATCTGGTTCAGCAGGGTTTTGGAAGCCTCTTTAAAAATTAAATGTGCCTCGTCTATAAACAGAACCAGTTTGGGTTTGCCGCTATCCCCTTCTTCAGGAAAAGTTAAATAAATCTCGGCAAAAAGCGACAGCATAAAGGTAGAAAAAAGCTGAGGCTGGCTTTGGATGTTGGCGACACGCAGAATATTTACCACCCCTTTACCGTCCTGCTTATGCAAAAGATCCGCTACGTCAAAGCTGGGTTCACC
This window encodes:
- a CDS encoding sigma-54 interaction domain-containing protein, which produces MTDLQSIKTRFGIIGSFPALHRALEKAIQVAPTDISVLVMGESGVGKEFIPKIIHGESRRKHQPYIVVNCGAIPEGTIDSELFGHEKGAFTGATATRKGYFEVADGGTIFLDEVGELPLQTQVRLLRVLESGEFMKVGSSQIQKTNVRIVAATNVNMLKAIEDGRFREDLYYRLNTVQIDMPPLRERKGDVHLLFRKFAIDFAEKYRMPELVLTDDAVNYLENYAFPGNVRQLRNLVEQMTVVEHNRTVNSTKLAEYIPMNANLPAVVQKMGPGHVSSSEFHSEREIMYKILFDMRNDLNDLKSLTSELIKNRGSEDLSNQEKNLINRVFTSDSNTQNQNSLLYFENGNQNPPGRAPIYTEPNEEYDDVEDIEIEESHSLSLQNNERELIVKALEKHKGRRNKAADELGISQRTLYRKIKQYNLED
- the miaB gene encoding tRNA (N6-isopentenyl adenosine(37)-C2)-methylthiotransferase MiaB, with the protein product MQDKYIDETKQGEAFAIAEKPTNSKKLFLESYGCQMNFSDSEIVASILNEQGYNTTLNQDEADLILLNTCSIREKAEQTVRMRLSQFKNLKKAKPNLTVGVLGCMAERLKTKFLEEEQLVDLVVGPDAYRDLPNLLKETDGGRDAINVILSKEETYADINPVRLGGNGVTAFVTITRGCDNMCTFCVVPFTRGRERSRDPHSIISECQDLWNSGYKEITLLGQNVDSYLWYGGGPKKDFKNATEMQKLTAVNFAQLLDMVAVAVPEMRIRFSTSNPHDMTMDVFTVMAKHKNICKYVHLPVQSGSNRILERMNRQHTREEYLDLIRKAREIVPEISFSQDMIIGFCGETEADHEKTLSLMKEVEYDYGYMFAYSERPGTPAHKKMEDDVPAEVKQRRLSEVIALQGALSRKRMESYVGREHEVLIEGTSRKNENQWKGRNSQNAVCVFDKKPGQKLGDIVTVLVYGNTQGTLLAASE
- a CDS encoding energy transducer TonB — encoded protein: MFYSAAAQEQPFIHPQYPAGQDFYEGGSKLLYKEIHNTLRKLAIEPCLNEEVRYTGSVLVRENSKISFVKDFDSVNITANKCAYDIFRKVLPHLKKWKPAFIDGKTVNAVSQFTLVPNHLFNYYQEGYFYTEEVKNAEFPGGLTAFRQEILKNFRADVVPTGMIKRVVVHFVVGRDGRIEDVTAEGDSPHVNAEALRTVYRIKTLWKPATKYGVQVRARYKLPLAFGS
- a CDS encoding energy transducer TonB, with amino-acid sequence MKKILFLLVICFGWASGQSTEQQVHQKIIYTEPAHFPGGDEAFLAEFHKMVRGYIDMKQYAANGIFNFMFDIDVNGKISNVQIFPQVKNSGMFIDDMTFAVKRIKPKWTPAMHDGKPVKSKRLLKVNFTSDHFDHD
- the lysA gene encoding diaminopimelate decarboxylase gives rise to the protein MTNKDLLKIAHQHGTPVYVYDAESIRLQYEKLTSSFHSHTRFFYAAKALTNINILKYIESLGAGLDCVSINEVRLGLRAGFTNDRILFTPNCVDLKEIEDAMELKVHINIDNISILEQFGNRYGSSYPIFIRINPHIYAGGNHKISTGHIDSKFGISIHQLRHIERVMKSTNLLVEGLHMHTGSEIKDPDVFLQGLEIMFELAEHFPDLKYLDMGSGFKIPYQEGDLETDVKTLGKKVEKALSAYQKETGKKFQLWFEPGKFLVGNSGHFLVKANVIKQTTATVFCGINSGFNHLIRPMFYDSYHLIENLSNPRGAQRIYTVVGNICETDTFAWDRKLNEVRESDVLVFRNAGAYGFEMSSNFNSRLKPAEVLFLDGKAHLIRKRDEFEDLLRNQIEIL
- a CDS encoding 3'-5' exonuclease; the encoded protein is MYSVIDIESNGAGFRNESIIEIAVYKYDGHEIVDQFMSLVNPDSDITPFVQKLTGITPKMVRTAPRFHEIAKRVVEMTDGTTLVGHNIDFDYRMLRQEFKRLGYEYRISTLDTIPLAKKLIPEAESYSLGKLVKSLGIPLVDHHRAAGDARATLDLFKLLIIKDKDSEIIQQQHDQLNADTYLNKIRDLTQDLPAESGIIYFQNEDGKIIYSDFSDDLRKFAKSVFTSKLKKWKQLQDDVKQIHYELTGNDVLAKLMMRTKGLYKKENLPFGLFFRKGKYFVEKITAREQSLPILRFKSFTQGLKAASFIKSREEFQDAEELTKILSLQNRSEMWISDGRTRGEKAFMILKEGKLVSYGFYELHTQIQTWDKVSRIKIDLPKPTSELQNDLQLLLLKGDCEVHSLPE
- a CDS encoding helicase HerA-like domain-containing protein, yielding MGNRPKFIKDLNARYVPKGEHIILGKGILDGEVVKEVNVLLPLKTINRHGLIAGATGTGKTKTVQVFAEQLSHAGVPSLVLDIKGDFSGISAAGVRNSIIDDRYAKTGLPWTAQNFPVELMTISGERGVKLRATVTEFGPLLLSKILDLNDTQTGIMSIVFKYCDDKGLPLIDLEDLKKVLKYVTDTPQGKADISANYGSISPASLGAILRSIVAMEQQGAAEFFGEPSFDVADLLHKQDGKGVVNILRVANIQSQPQLFSTFMLSLFAEIYLTFPEEGDSGKPKLVLFIDEAHLIFKEASKTLLNQIETMVKLIRSKGVGIYFITQIPGDVPENVLSQLGLKIQHALRGFTAKDRKEINRAVENYPITEFYDAGQLIQNLGIGEAFVTALDEKGIPTPLVHTYLISPESRMDVLTDGEVAELTSRSKLVAKYEKSVNKDSAYEMLTNRMEQTIAEAGAERKAKPVKEQPGMFETVLKSSAGRTFTNTLMREGARAILGMFGLKRRR